In Pungitius pungitius chromosome 2, fPunPun2.1, whole genome shotgun sequence, a single window of DNA contains:
- the gask1b gene encoding Golgi-associated kinase 1B has translation MGKSLLRCLLLPCVRLSFSLRRCALPNRTLIIAGACVLYLLVLVSQLGRSRQLRHEMTEREKYRHTRGLYNLDITASEDFKTGASFALPTRSNVVYITLRTKRAKPAHIRGTIRPKLRRKARRNQDEARAHFSRSKLGPLERDAGQTKRHFASNASRGETGDVIHKSLEVIRASLPDAQADSPVSSIRIYSQKAPPWLSARDVEAMRFLADAKVLRVKEVPRADSPSLLVFEGERSVSKTDLKRVRPWTSACGGQCGVISSPVDATEVFAFHLDRVLGLNRTLPAVSRRFNFLHDGQPCPVGSWDASLVPEGLAAGRSTVRLTWAEYQLSLKQRCWHNNIRPKSDSGCSPVHHLEWSKLALFDFLLQIHKRLDPSCCGFRPRRDDVCVQLGRKAECGDQNHMQLPTIIHKGHDPRHLVFTDNQGFFDRNEDNLDFRLLEGIKELPERAVLVLKNRRLREKLLQSLFLDQTYWESQGGRRGVDKLIDVVERRAKVLLTYIAAHGIKSTAMNE, from the exons ATGGGGAAGTCTCTTTTACGCTGTCTGTTACTCCCTTGTGTGAGACTGAGCTTTAGCCTCCGGAGATGCGCTCTTCCCAACAGGACTTTGATCATCGCGGGCGCGTGCGTGCTTTATTTGTTGGTGTTGGTTTCACAACTCGGACGCTCGCGGCAGCTCCGGCACGAAatgactgagagagagaagtaCCGGCACACCCGTGGATTGTATAATCTGgatattacagcctctgaggatTTTAAGACCGGAGCGAGCTTTGCGCTCCCGACACGCTCCAACGTGGTGTACATAACGCTGAGGACCAAACGCGCAAAACCGGCACACATCCGGGGCACCATCAGACCCAAACTGAGGAGAAAGGCGAGGAGGAATCAGGATGAAGCTCGTGCTCATTTTTCGCGGAGCAAACTAGGCCCTTTGGAGAGGGACGCTGGCCAAACTAAGCGCCACTTTGCCTCCAACGCCTCGCGGGGGGAAACCGGGGACGTGATTCACAAATCTTTGGAAGTAATTCGTGCATCTCTCCCGGACGCACAGGCAGACTCTCCCGTCAGCTCCATACGGATCTACAGCCAGAAGGCACCGCCCTGGCTGAGCGCACGGGACGTGGAGGCCATGCGCTTTCTGGCGGATGCCAAAGTTTTGCGCGTCAAAGAAGTTCCTCGCGCAGACTCTCCGTCACTTCTGGTCTTCGAGGGCGAGAGGAGCGTTTCAAAGACGGACCTGAAACGGGTTCGACCGTGGACCAGTGCGTGTGGAGGGCAGTGTGGAGTCATCAGCAGCCCCGTGGACGCCACGGAGGTCTTTGCTTTTCACCTGGACAGGGTGCTCGGGCTCAACAGGACATTGCCAGCCGTGAGCAGACGGTTTAACTTCTTACATG ACGGCCAGCCCTGTCCAGTGGGGTCGTGGGACGCATCCCTCGTCCCAGAAGGCCTCGCTGCGGGCCGGTCCACCGTGAGGTTAACGTGGGCGGAGTACCAGCTCTCCCTGAAGCAGAGATGCTGGCACAATAACATCCGCCCAAAGTCGGACTCCGGCTGCTCGCCAGTTCATCACCTCGAGTGGAGCAAGCTGGCTCTGTTcgacttcctgttgcag ATTCACAAGCGCCTGGATCCGAGTTGCTGCGGATTCAGGCCCCGGCGGGACGACGTGTGCGTGCAGCTCGGCCGCAAAGCTGAATGCGGGGACCAGAATCACATGCAACTGCCCACCATCATCCACAAGGGTCACGACCCCAGACACCTGGTCTTCACCGACAACCAGGGGTTCTTCGACCGCAACGAGGACAACCTGGACTTCAGGCTGCTGGAGGGCATCAAAGA ACTCCCGGAGCGGGCGGTGTTGGTGCTGAAGAACAGGAGGCTGAGGGAGAAGCTCCTCCAGTCTCTGTTCCTGGACCAGACCTACTGGGAGAGCCAAGGCGGCCGGCGGGGTGTCGACAAGCTCATCGATGTGGTTGAGAGGCGGGCCAAGGTCCTCCTCACCTACATCGCTGCTCATGGGATCAAAAGCACCGCTATGAATGAGTGA